The following are from one region of the Romeriopsis navalis LEGE 11480 genome:
- a CDS encoding NACHT domain-containing protein: MAKDPSQEILKNIKADSISTGDIDARQTIIQFSSQPKTELGIDWEWANFLLKEQKRLVCEQQRDKLLGGVLLDLAITDKPYLVARKPVGARKQQDPQVKTLIQIYDREDVQGRLLILGAPGAGKTTALLDFADQLIKRAIDQPKTFIPIVFELSNWNDPNISFEEWLIQQLCESVRYRKQRKKCQKIYEVWLERKVLVPLLDGLDELSIEKRKSCIEKINDFIYGSQQIVVCCRAQETLLADARLSKLNWAVQIEPLSCGQIKFYLEKVGKLDFWREIQATPEMYKLLNPVDLMTREIHIEIQNQFKQGEFKGVSKEPGLLQVPLFIALAAQAFSPGQLAKRKAEILEQYINFQLSRETRDLGRKNIYDEKRLAFSNVSREPTSTYTKKCLGWLAAQQKIHEQGEFLVEDLDFSWLQDSTSDSQYRFLFGLLMGIFTSAAVSLYSSRIACIVAGLTTMTLLIVEQESRASNFKIHTIRAHQKYCGEVQNDFSYPLTKWLPLIFSVVILGISFSTFPSSQDLMHGFSIGMCAYSCYILASKWSQGPSSIFELPLGTSSADKKTNQKNLSALARFASVLLSIFLGLVASVVFRFPFNVSMQVIGLLSVLSLSLGGAICIQHLCLRIIMTNRYKLPWNLKQFLDYCVERRLLQRIGGRYRFIHRELLDHFAEMKN, translated from the coding sequence GTGGCGAAAGATCCATCCCAAGAAATTCTGAAAAATATCAAGGCTGACAGCATCTCGACAGGTGATATTGATGCTCGTCAAACCATCATTCAATTTTCTAGTCAGCCGAAAACTGAGTTGGGAATCGATTGGGAGTGGGCAAATTTCCTCTTAAAAGAACAAAAACGATTGGTGTGCGAGCAACAACGTGATAAGTTGCTCGGTGGCGTTCTTCTTGATTTGGCCATAACCGACAAACCATATTTGGTTGCTCGAAAGCCTGTAGGAGCGAGGAAACAACAGGACCCTCAAGTCAAAACACTTATACAGATTTATGATCGAGAAGACGTGCAAGGACGTTTGCTGATTCTGGGGGCACCTGGCGCAGGTAAAACAACTGCTTTATTGGATTTTGCCGATCAATTAATTAAACGAGCTATCGATCAACCAAAGACATTTATTCCAATTGTTTTTGAATTATCAAATTGGAATGATCCGAATATCAGTTTTGAAGAGTGGCTAATTCAGCAGCTCTGCGAATCTGTTCGATATCGGAAGCAACGTAAAAAATGTCAGAAAATTTATGAAGTGTGGCTAGAGAGAAAAGTACTTGTTCCGCTGTTAGATGGTTTAGATGAGTTAAGCATAGAAAAAAGAAAATCCTGCATAGAAAAAATCAATGATTTCATTTACGGTTCTCAGCAAATTGTTGTATGTTGTCGCGCTCAGGAAACTCTATTAGCGGATGCTCGATTAAGCAAATTGAATTGGGCAGTTCAAATAGAACCATTATCTTGCGGACAAATTAAATTTTATCTAGAAAAAGTTGGCAAACTAGATTTTTGGCGGGAAATACAGGCCACACCAGAAATGTATAAGCTGCTAAACCCCGTTGATTTAATGACAAGAGAAATTCACATAGAAATTCAGAATCAATTCAAACAAGGTGAATTCAAAGGCGTTAGCAAAGAGCCAGGTCTACTCCAAGTTCCACTATTTATTGCGCTAGCAGCACAAGCATTTTCTCCTGGCCAATTGGCAAAAAGGAAAGCTGAAATTTTAGAGCAATATATCAATTTTCAATTAAGCCGAGAGACACGCGATCTAGGTCGAAAAAACATCTACGATGAAAAGAGACTAGCTTTTTCAAACGTCAGTCGAGAGCCCACTTCCACCTATACAAAAAAATGTCTGGGCTGGCTTGCAGCTCAACAAAAAATACATGAACAAGGTGAGTTTTTAGTTGAGGATTTAGATTTTAGCTGGTTGCAAGATTCAACTTCAGACAGCCAGTATCGTTTTTTGTTTGGACTTTTGATGGGAATTTTTACAAGTGCTGCGGTGAGCCTATACTCATCAAGAATTGCTTGTATAGTAGCTGGTTTAACTACTATGACTCTGCTGATTGTAGAACAAGAGAGTAGAGCTTCTAATTTTAAAATTCATACAATTAGAGCACATCAGAAGTATTGTGGCGAAGTTCAGAATGATTTTTCATATCCACTGACAAAATGGCTTCCTCTTATATTTTCAGTGGTCATATTAGGCATTAGTTTTTCCACTTTTCCATCGAGCCAAGATTTAATGCATGGCTTTAGTATTGGGATGTGCGCATATTCCTGTTATATTCTTGCAAGCAAATGGAGTCAAGGTCCCAGCTCAATATTCGAATTGCCCTTAGGTACTAGTAGCGCTGACAAAAAGACTAACCAGAAAAATCTAAGTGCCTTAGCTCGATTTGCTTCTGTATTGCTCAGCATATTTTTAGGATTAGTAGCAAGCGTAGTTTTTCGATTTCCATTTAATGTCTCTATGCAAGTTATAGGATTATTGTCAGTCCTCAGCTTATCGTTAGGAGGGGCCATCTGCATTCAGCATTTATGCCTTCGTATTATCATGACTAATCGATATAAGCTTCCTTGGAACCTAAAACAATTTCTTGATTACTGTGTTGAGCGTCGCCTATTGCAGCGAATTGGCGGACGCTATCGGTTTATCCATCGGGAACTGCTGGATCATTTCGCAGAAATGAAGAATTGA
- a CDS encoding helix-turn-helix domain-containing protein, translating into MSVISLDDNAFGRLLKHWRSRRHVSQLDLSMASGVSQRHISFLESGRSRPSRSMILQLAAVLDMPLRQQNQLLTTAGFAPIYSEFDLDAPEVGVIRRALDCMLRQHEPYPAFVLDRYWNQLLVNQGAMRLMGWLAGGEPTAPSKLTQSSGPINMVRLLFEPGGVKPYVSNWDAVAVQLLYRLQRESLAEGPEADSGALLAELLAVPEVAALWQGSPIEERWDLPLLTIDFVRDDVRLSFFSTLTTLGTPQDITLQELRLECMFPADEATEVQWAELLTG; encoded by the coding sequence ATGTCGGTAATCTCTCTTGATGACAATGCGTTTGGTCGGCTGCTGAAGCATTGGCGATCGCGGCGGCATGTGAGTCAGTTGGATTTGTCGATGGCGAGTGGTGTGTCGCAGCGGCATATTAGTTTTTTGGAGTCGGGGCGATCGCGGCCGAGTCGATCGATGATTTTGCAGTTGGCGGCGGTGTTGGATATGCCGCTGCGGCAGCAGAATCAGCTATTGACGACGGCGGGGTTTGCGCCGATTTATTCGGAGTTTGATTTGGATGCGCCGGAGGTGGGGGTGATTCGGCGGGCGCTGGATTGTATGTTGCGGCAGCATGAGCCGTATCCGGCGTTTGTGCTCGATCGGTATTGGAATCAGCTGTTGGTGAATCAGGGGGCGATGCGGCTGATGGGTTGGCTGGCGGGGGGTGAGCCAACTGCACCCAGTAAACTGACTCAATCTAGCGGGCCGATTAATATGGTGCGGCTGTTGTTTGAGCCGGGGGGTGTGAAGCCCTATGTGAGCAATTGGGATGCGGTGGCGGTGCAGTTACTCTATCGGTTGCAGCGGGAGAGTTTGGCGGAGGGGCCGGAGGCGGATTCTGGGGCGTTGCTGGCGGAGCTGTTGGCGGTGCCGGAGGTGGCGGCGTTGTGGCAGGGATCGCCGATCGAGGAACGTTGGGATTTGCCGTTGTTGACGATCGATTTTGTCCGGGATGATGTGCGGTTGAGTTTTTTCTCGACGTTGACGACTTTGGGGACGCCGCAGGATATTACGTTGCAGGAGTTGCGGCTGGAATGTATGTTTCCGGCGGATGAGGCGACCGAAGTCCAGTGGGCGGAGCTATTGACTGGCTGA
- a CDS encoding DUF2834 domain-containing protein: protein MNLTNQVPVLTKPSRSYQTLYLIFAILSFVISWGIFLQFLLSGDASIGAFFRQCFGTHIASLLSSDILISFVILITFTAIELKRLDQPNYWIALYIAATWSVGICFALSLFLYQRETWRLQTPKS, encoded by the coding sequence ATGAATCTGACGAACCAAGTCCCAGTGCTAACTAAACCGAGCCGATCGTATCAAACCCTCTATCTCATTTTCGCCATCCTCAGCTTCGTCATCTCGTGGGGCATATTCCTCCAGTTCCTCCTTTCCGGCGATGCCTCGATCGGCGCATTTTTCCGCCAATGCTTCGGCACACACATCGCCAGCCTCCTCTCCAGCGACATTTTGATTTCCTTTGTTATTCTGATCACCTTCACCGCCATCGAACTCAAACGCCTCGATCAACCCAACTATTGGATCGCCCTCTACATCGCCGCCACCTGGTCCGTCGGCATCTGCTTCGCCCTATCCCTGTTTCTCTACCAACGCGAAACTTGGCGGCTCCAAACCCCCAAATCCTAA
- a CDS encoding YihY/virulence factor BrkB family protein yields MKSLFPPFRRFLHFFHYLTPSLLREVVRRSLRHRINGLSAEIAYNAIFALFPALLALVSAIGLIPWPDSQFHSFLDQAAMIIPIEAVGLLNDFWVSLHASPNQNLFSFSFLIAIWLSANVLSATMAAIDRIHQIPRQYIRPYWKAKIIAISLGFASFLLLLLALTIVGIGDFALKYIAHPRNPIGPLLLQTWNWLSFPTVLSSIALAMGLIYRYGSSYRQRDTPIMPGAILASLLWVFISWLLRIYIAQFGNYNQIYGTIGAVIILLLWLYLSAFAMLLGSQLNVVVGEAMRQSPKLRY; encoded by the coding sequence ATGAAATCCCTTTTCCCACCATTCCGCCGATTTCTGCATTTCTTCCACTACCTCACCCCCAGTCTGCTCCGCGAAGTCGTTCGTCGCAGTCTACGTCACCGCATCAATGGACTCTCCGCCGAAATTGCCTATAACGCCATCTTCGCCCTCTTTCCCGCCCTCCTTGCCCTGGTTAGTGCGATCGGCCTAATCCCCTGGCCCGACAGCCAATTTCATAGCTTCCTCGACCAAGCGGCTATGATTATTCCGATCGAAGCCGTCGGCCTCCTCAACGACTTTTGGGTCAGCCTGCACGCCAGCCCCAACCAAAATCTCTTCTCCTTCAGCTTCCTCATCGCCATCTGGCTTTCTGCCAACGTCCTCAGTGCCACGATGGCCGCCATCGATCGGATTCACCAAATACCCCGACAGTATATTCGTCCCTACTGGAAAGCCAAAATTATCGCCATCAGCCTGGGTTTCGCTAGCTTCCTCCTGCTCCTCCTCGCCCTCACCATCGTTGGCATTGGCGACTTCGCCCTAAAATACATCGCCCATCCCCGCAACCCGATCGGCCCGCTCCTCCTCCAAACCTGGAACTGGCTCAGCTTCCCCACCGTGCTGAGCAGCATCGCGCTAGCGATGGGCTTGATCTACCGCTATGGCTCAAGCTACCGGCAGCGCGATACCCCGATCATGCCCGGTGCGATCCTGGCTTCCCTGCTCTGGGTGTTTATCTCTTGGCTGTTGCGGATTTACATCGCCCAATTCGGCAACTACAACCAAATTTACGGCACGATCGGGGCTGTGATTATCCTTCTGCTCTGGCTCTATCTCAGCGCCTTCGCCATGCTCCTTGGGAGCCAACTCAATGTCGTGGTTGGCGAAGCCATGCGCCAGTCTCCGAAACTACGCTACTGA
- a CDS encoding CHAT domain-containing tetratricopeptide repeat protein: MNTLASALDLSELNQQIEQHYRRGQYRQAIPLVKQVLQQQRQRLGERHPEVAASLNKLALLYAAQGQYRLAAPLYQKTLKLQKSLLGPDHPDVATSLDQFAGLYLRQGKYAQAEPLHDQALKIRQAKFGDKHPATATSFKNVATLYQKQGRYALAEPLYRKALYSLRQTLGPKHPYVAMVVTSLASLHVAQGKLQAAAPLYQQVLKQQKAAAEPNAPAIISTLSRLALLHLHEGRYDLAAPVAAESLAMAQKKLGERHPYVASSRNILAAIYRIQGRFDEAETLFQDSLKLVRELHGEQHPHVAHSLNNLALLYLYKGRYQRAESFAKQALELRQSMLGENHPEVASGQHNLALIYLWMGRYDLAEPLYKQSLSTKRALLGTQHPDVLASLQGLASLYQQQQKYQLAESLHQQALQQAKSVFGAEHPLLGQTLKSVASLYQQQERYDLAVQMLEQGLEIEEQNLKLNLAIGAETQKRQYIAQIRGTTDAVISLHLQDAPKNQAAEKLALKTLLQRKGRILDASSNHVQTLYQNLSPKSQALLTQLTDKRTQLASLYYAPTQLSTAQYRAQLQQLSQAAETLEATLAKQSSRFNQVAQPVTINAVQQQIPANATLIEFTRYIPFNAQASPAEKWGKPRYGVYLLNQDGRIRSLDLGPAAEIDQLAQQFRQALSRRSGDLKRIARKLDIKLMEPVRAQLTKGGAESPHLIISPDGQLNLIPFAALVDEQYRYLVESYEISYLTSGRDLLRFQDSQSSQAPALLVANPTYDKPSDANEVNAEHDETRSHSRSHDLHELAFGPLPGTQAEASAIGPKLPGAIVLTGTKATENALKQTIAPSILHIATHGFFLPDQPSLSFKQPVRGQRNPFRSDILPTATGSASPVAPTVNLENALLRSGLALAGVNPRQSGAEDGVLTALEMSNLRLQGTQLVVLSACETAVGDVANGEGVYGLRRALVLAGAESQVISLWKVDDQGTKDLMVDYYNNLMQKQGRSGALRQVQLAALQSQQYRHPFFWAAFIPSGQWQALQSTESAESAGK; this comes from the coding sequence GTGAACACGCTTGCGAGTGCCCTGGACCTCTCCGAACTGAATCAGCAAATTGAGCAACATTATCGCCGAGGGCAATATCGCCAAGCGATTCCCCTGGTGAAGCAGGTGTTGCAGCAGCAGCGTCAGCGTTTGGGCGAGCGCCATCCGGAGGTGGCAGCTAGCTTGAATAAGCTGGCATTGCTATATGCCGCCCAAGGGCAATATCGACTTGCGGCACCGCTTTATCAAAAAACACTCAAACTACAAAAATCATTGCTGGGGCCGGACCATCCCGATGTCGCCACCAGCTTAGATCAGTTTGCCGGTTTATATTTACGGCAAGGCAAATACGCACAAGCCGAACCATTACATGATCAAGCGCTAAAAATTCGTCAGGCAAAATTCGGGGATAAGCATCCAGCCACAGCTACAAGTTTCAAGAATGTAGCCACGTTATACCAGAAGCAAGGACGGTATGCCCTAGCCGAACCGCTATACCGCAAAGCCTTATATAGCCTCCGCCAAACCCTCGGGCCAAAACATCCCTATGTTGCAATGGTCGTCACGAGTTTGGCTTCATTACATGTGGCGCAGGGGAAATTACAAGCCGCAGCACCACTGTATCAGCAGGTATTAAAACAACAAAAGGCAGCGGCTGAACCAAATGCCCCAGCAATTATCAGTACTTTAAGTCGCTTGGCCTTACTCCACCTGCATGAAGGTCGCTATGACCTAGCCGCACCCGTTGCGGCAGAATCGCTAGCGATGGCGCAAAAAAAACTCGGAGAACGACATCCCTATGTTGCATCGAGTCGTAATATTTTAGCGGCAATTTATCGCATCCAGGGGCGCTTTGACGAAGCTGAAACGTTATTTCAAGACTCGCTCAAGCTTGTGCGGGAGTTGCATGGTGAACAACATCCCCACGTCGCGCATAGTTTGAATAATTTAGCCCTACTCTATTTGTATAAAGGACGCTATCAACGGGCTGAGTCCTTTGCCAAACAAGCCTTAGAATTACGCCAGTCGATGTTGGGAGAAAACCATCCCGAGGTGGCATCAGGACAACATAATTTAGCCTTAATCTATCTGTGGATGGGGCGCTATGATTTGGCTGAACCACTGTATAAGCAATCGCTCAGCACAAAGCGCGCCTTGCTCGGCACACAGCATCCTGATGTCTTAGCCAGCCTCCAAGGACTCGCTTCCCTCTACCAGCAGCAGCAAAAATATCAGCTCGCCGAGTCGCTACACCAACAGGCACTACAGCAGGCAAAATCCGTATTTGGGGCAGAGCATCCGCTCCTCGGACAGACTCTGAAATCTGTCGCGTCGCTATATCAACAGCAAGAACGCTATGACCTCGCGGTTCAGATGCTGGAGCAGGGATTAGAAATTGAAGAACAGAATCTCAAGCTGAATTTAGCGATCGGCGCAGAAACCCAAAAGCGACAATATATCGCACAGATTCGCGGGACGACGGATGCCGTCATCTCATTACATTTGCAGGATGCACCGAAGAACCAGGCGGCTGAAAAATTAGCCCTGAAAACATTGCTGCAGCGAAAAGGCCGAATTCTGGATGCAAGTAGTAATCATGTGCAAACGCTCTATCAAAATTTAAGCCCCAAAAGTCAAGCGTTACTCACGCAATTGACCGATAAGCGGACACAATTGGCCTCACTTTACTATGCGCCAACGCAGCTGAGTACGGCACAATACCGGGCGCAATTGCAGCAGTTGAGTCAAGCAGCCGAGACGCTCGAAGCCACATTAGCTAAACAGAGCAGTCGCTTCAACCAAGTCGCGCAGCCAGTGACCATCAACGCGGTACAGCAGCAAATTCCCGCCAACGCCACATTGATTGAATTTACCCGCTATATCCCCTTTAATGCCCAGGCAAGTCCTGCAGAAAAGTGGGGCAAACCCCGCTATGGCGTTTATTTGCTCAACCAAGATGGCCGGATTCGTTCCTTGGATTTGGGACCCGCCGCCGAGATTGATCAACTGGCCCAACAGTTCCGCCAGGCGTTGAGTCGGCGCAGTGGTGATCTGAAGCGGATTGCCCGCAAACTCGATATCAAACTGATGGAACCCGTACGGGCACAGTTGACCAAAGGGGGAGCAGAGTCGCCGCATTTAATTATTTCTCCCGATGGTCAGCTCAATCTCATTCCCTTTGCGGCATTAGTGGATGAGCAGTATCGCTATTTGGTCGAATCCTATGAAATTAGTTATCTCACGTCGGGACGTGACCTATTGCGCTTCCAGGATTCGCAGTCCAGCCAAGCACCCGCATTATTAGTCGCCAATCCCACTTACGACAAGCCCAGTGATGCCAATGAGGTGAATGCCGAACATGATGAAACTCGCAGTCACTCACGATCGCATGACTTACATGAACTCGCATTTGGCCCGTTACCAGGAACCCAAGCCGAGGCTTCAGCCATCGGCCCCAAGCTGCCAGGCGCGATCGTTCTAACCGGCACAAAAGCCACGGAAAATGCGTTGAAGCAAACCATTGCACCCAGCATTTTGCATATCGCCACCCATGGTTTCTTTTTGCCGGATCAGCCCAGCCTCAGCTTTAAGCAACCCGTCCGGGGCCAGCGGAATCCCTTCCGCAGTGATATTTTGCCGACGGCAACGGGGAGCGCTAGCCCAGTGGCACCCACCGTCAATCTCGAAAATGCCTTGCTGCGATCGGGCCTCGCGTTAGCGGGCGTGAATCCCCGGCAAAGTGGCGCCGAGGATGGCGTACTGACGGCCCTTGAGATGTCTAATCTTCGCTTGCAGGGAACCCAGTTGGTGGTGCTATCCGCTTGCGAAACCGCCGTGGGCGATGTCGCCAATGGCGAAGGCGTCTATGGATTGCGGCGGGCGTTGGTCCTTGCGGGGGCCGAAAGTCAGGTGATCAGCCTCTGGAAAGTCGATGATCAGGGAACGAAGGATTTGATGGTGGATTATTACAATAATCTGATGCAAAAGCAGGGGCGAAGTGGGGCACTGCGCCAAGTCCAGCTGGCAGCGCTGCAGTCACAGCAGTATCGCCATCCATTTTTCTGGGCGGCGTTTATCCCATCGGGGCAATGGCAGGCTTTGCAGTCAACAGAGTCAGCGGAGTCAGCGGGGAAATAA
- a CDS encoding caspase family protein gives MKRRHFLQAAGSTLAALGLSQADFLLQADRYSQVLAKGKPGRKLALLVGINRYPRKVGKLRGCLTDVELQWELLVNRYGFNPKDILVLADRRLSFLDYVPDQPTRENILSAYESHLIRQADADTTAVFHFSGHGALVKDPNPLPELIKNVNGVKTVAKNPDGVTGSILPLDRLTGYADEVDDITGRTLYLLTALLAQKTPNITTVLDSCHSGGGFRGNAMVRAVNRPDGGFYDSSEAEIDYQKSLLRKLKLDEVGFQALRQKGIAAGVAIGSANYNELAADAPIWSPNGKFYAGALTYTLTRYLWQQPVNESLDRVFVNISRKARDIGSSAKVIQEPLYQTSNDKHYPQQPIYLSNPANAYADAAVRKVSKEGQIHYWMGGLASSSLDQSIKGTIFSAIDAAGQEVGQIEHQGRGARLVGYGRLVKGAKQAIKPGVLLREKVRGLPTDVKLKVALDESLGVDLTVAREVLQEMRGVEVVEADQPVAFQIARMNDRYQSRAGVDTHGVKDLEQHTVGLVEGELQPLVPTFGMPNEPIEDAMDRLRSKLQSFRAREILKAMGGVDVASGNQRGTLQVSAEASAKSPQGKVGDSKFVSGSRINLVIENTGRQDVYVGVVAIGSAGNLRVLYPYFGAGSIAEEKARVAAGRKLVLPEDGVEFPLGAPGTLEILTFSSHKPINKALTALQSIASSGRGGVPSRGGEIPADPLMGDDAIDSMSALLGDVDQNSRSEILVRRTVKAVDTSLFSVVPTLIEVVAGK, from the coding sequence ATGAAACGTCGCCATTTCCTCCAAGCTGCGGGTTCAACGCTGGCAGCCCTCGGGCTCAGTCAGGCCGATTTCCTCCTCCAAGCCGATCGCTACAGTCAAGTATTAGCCAAGGGCAAGCCGGGTCGGAAGCTGGCGTTGCTGGTAGGAATTAATCGCTATCCGCGTAAAGTTGGCAAGCTGCGGGGCTGTCTGACGGATGTGGAGTTGCAATGGGAGCTGTTGGTCAATCGCTATGGCTTTAATCCCAAGGATATTTTGGTGCTCGCCGATCGCCGTTTATCCTTTTTGGATTATGTGCCGGATCAGCCGACGCGGGAAAATATCCTGTCGGCCTATGAGAGTCATTTGATTCGGCAGGCAGATGCGGACACAACGGCGGTATTCCACTTTTCGGGGCATGGGGCATTGGTCAAAGATCCGAATCCCTTGCCGGAGCTGATTAAAAATGTGAATGGCGTGAAGACGGTGGCGAAGAATCCGGATGGCGTCACGGGTTCAATCTTGCCCCTCGATCGGTTGACGGGTTATGCCGATGAAGTGGACGACATTACGGGGCGGACGCTGTATTTACTGACGGCACTGCTGGCGCAGAAGACGCCGAACATTACGACGGTGTTGGATAGCTGTCATTCGGGTGGGGGCTTTCGAGGCAATGCGATGGTGCGGGCGGTAAATCGACCGGATGGGGGATTTTATGATTCGAGCGAGGCAGAAATTGATTACCAGAAGTCGTTGCTGCGCAAGCTGAAGCTGGATGAGGTAGGGTTTCAAGCGTTGCGCCAAAAGGGAATTGCCGCGGGGGTGGCGATCGGCTCAGCGAACTATAACGAACTCGCAGCGGATGCGCCAATTTGGAGTCCGAATGGTAAGTTTTATGCCGGGGCACTGACGTATACGTTGACCCGGTATCTATGGCAACAGCCGGTGAATGAATCCCTCGATCGCGTGTTTGTGAATATCTCGCGTAAAGCAAGGGATATTGGCAGTTCGGCGAAGGTAATTCAGGAGCCACTGTATCAAACCAGTAATGACAAGCATTACCCCCAGCAGCCGATTTATCTAAGCAATCCGGCGAATGCCTATGCGGATGCAGCAGTGCGCAAAGTGTCAAAGGAAGGGCAAATCCACTATTGGATGGGGGGACTCGCTTCTTCGAGTTTGGATCAAAGCATTAAGGGAACGATTTTTAGCGCGATCGATGCGGCAGGCCAGGAAGTCGGTCAAATTGAGCATCAGGGGCGCGGGGCGCGGTTGGTTGGCTATGGTCGTTTAGTCAAAGGGGCGAAGCAGGCCATTAAACCCGGTGTTCTGCTGCGTGAAAAAGTGCGGGGATTGCCGACGGATGTGAAGTTGAAGGTCGCTTTGGATGAATCCCTAGGGGTGGACTTAACTGTGGCCCGTGAGGTGTTGCAGGAGATGCGCGGGGTGGAAGTGGTGGAGGCCGATCAGCCCGTGGCATTCCAGATTGCGCGGATGAACGATCGCTATCAGTCCAGAGCCGGTGTGGATACGCATGGGGTAAAAGACCTAGAGCAACATACGGTGGGTTTAGTCGAGGGGGAATTACAGCCCTTGGTGCCGACGTTTGGCATGCCGAATGAGCCGATCGAGGATGCGATGGATCGGCTGCGATCGAAACTGCAATCGTTCCGGGCGCGGGAGATTTTGAAGGCGATGGGTGGTGTCGATGTGGCGTCAGGAAATCAGCGCGGGACTTTGCAGGTGAGTGCCGAGGCCAGTGCGAAGTCGCCACAGGGTAAGGTCGGCGATAGCAAATTTGTGTCGGGCAGCCGGATTAATCTGGTGATTGAGAATACAGGGCGTCAGGATGTATACGTCGGAGTAGTCGCGATCGGCAGTGCCGGTAATCTGCGGGTGCTCTATCCCTATTTTGGCGCGGGTAGTATTGCGGAAGAGAAGGCGCGGGTCGCTGCAGGCCGCAAGTTGGTGTTGCCGGAGGATGGGGTGGAATTTCCTTTGGGTGCGCCAGGGACGCTGGAGATTCTGACGTTTAGTAGTCATAAGCCGATTAATAAGGCGTTAACGGCGTTGCAGTCGATCGCTTCCAGTGGACGCGGTGGAGTGCCGAGTCGCGGTGGTGAGATTCCGGCGGACCCGCTGATGGGTGATGATGCGATTGATTCGATGAGTGCGTTGCTGGGGGATGTTGACCAGAATTCACGATCGGAGATTTTGGTGCGGCGGACGGTGAAGGCGGTGGATACAAGTTTGTTTTCGGTGGTGCCGACTTTAATTGAAGTTGTAGCTGGAAAATGA
- a CDS encoding RraA family protein — protein MTDYEKFRAISPTAYADALARENCMDFAIRQMWTGMPRIAGSAYTVRCVAGDNLMLHAAMYRAAPGSVLVVDAGDASHAVSGGNVCAVAQKLGLAGFVIDGVIRDVAEVRECGFPVFARGVIPKPGGKQHLGDLQQPIVCGGVAVNPGDVVVADEEGIVVIPQAQLDTVYQAAQARADQDAAQSLEAWQALHRAKIDRLLQEKGFQPPD, from the coding sequence ATGACTGATTACGAGAAGTTTCGCGCAATTTCCCCAACCGCTTACGCGGATGCTTTAGCCCGCGAGAATTGTATGGACTTTGCGATCCGCCAAATGTGGACAGGCATGCCACGGATTGCGGGGTCCGCCTATACAGTGCGCTGTGTGGCCGGGGATAATTTGATGCTGCATGCGGCGATGTACCGGGCGGCACCCGGATCGGTGCTGGTTGTGGATGCCGGGGATGCGAGTCATGCGGTGTCGGGCGGGAATGTCTGTGCGGTGGCTCAGAAGCTCGGACTGGCCGGATTTGTGATCGATGGGGTAATTCGGGATGTGGCGGAGGTGCGGGAATGTGGATTTCCGGTGTTTGCGCGTGGGGTAATCCCGAAACCGGGTGGCAAACAACATTTAGGCGATTTGCAGCAGCCGATCGTCTGTGGCGGCGTTGCAGTCAATCCGGGTGATGTCGTCGTGGCCGATGAGGAAGGCATTGTCGTCATTCCACAAGCGCAGCTTGATACCGTTTACCAAGCGGCCCAGGCACGCGCCGATCAGGATGCCGCCCAGTCTCTAGAGGCATGGCAAGCCTTACATCGCGCCAAAATCGACCGACTATTGCAGGAGAAAGGGTTTCAGCCACCTGACTAG